The genomic window TTGTGCCGCCAGCTTTTGCTGCTGATGCAATTATGGAAGCTGCCGAAGGCGGTATTAAAGTTATTGTTTGTATTACTGAGGGTATCCCAACTAAGGATATGATTCAGGTTAAAGAATATATTGCTGACCGTGATGTTACACTTATCGGCCCTAACTGCCCGGGTGTAATTACTGCTGACGAAGCTAAAATTGGTATCATGCCAGGATTTATCTTCAAAAAAGGTCATGTAGGTGTGGTTTCTAAATCAGGAACTTTAACTTACGAAGCTGTAGATCAGGTTGTTAAAGCTGGTTTAGGTATTACAACGGCTATCGGTATCGGTGGTGACCCAATTATTGGCACACCTACTGTAGAAGCAGTTAAATTATTAATGAACGATCCTGAGACACATGGTATCATCATGATTGGTGAAATTGGTGGTGGAATGGAAGCAGAAGCTGCCCGTTGGATCAAAGAACATGGTACTAAACCAGTTGTTGGTTTCATCGCTGGTCAAACTGCGCCTCCCGGACGTAGAATGGGCCATGCTGGTGCTATTGTTGGCGGTGCTGATGATACTGCAGCTGCTAAAATGAAAATCATGCGTGAGTGTGGTATTCGTGTAGTAGAAAGCCCTGCTGAAATCGGTGCTGCAATGGCAGAAGAATTAGCAAAATAAGATTTAAAGATCTCTTTATAGAAAGCGTTTCGATTAGGTTCGGGGCGCTTTTTTGTTTGGTCAGGTTGCCATCGAAACATAGGAGAAAAAAAACGAAGCGGTAGATTAGTTGCCACGGAAACACAGAAGCACGGAAATAAAAAGGGAAAAAATCAAGAAATTAACTAGCTTAGTTAAAATTTTCATTTATGGATTATCAAATAAAACAAGGTAATCTTCCTATAAAAATGAAACTGATTTAATTATTAATGCTGCAATTGAAGTTCATAAGGATTTGGGTTGTGGTTTTCTTGAGATCGTTTATAAGGATGCGCTTTGTATCGAATTTGAAAGCCGCGGATACTTTTATGAGAGAGAAAAACATTATCCTGTTTACTATAAAGATGTTTTGCTTCCGCATAGCTTTTATGCTGATTTTGTAGTTTTTGATACTGTAGTTTTGGAAATAAAATCAAAAAGTGGAATAGCGAATGAAGATTTGGCTCAAACTATAAACTACTTGAAATGCTCAGCATGTAGCGTTGGCTTAGTATTGAACTTCGGCAAGGCCACTCTAGAAATAAGACGTGTTGTTTTTTAAATCATTTTCCGTGTCTTCTGTGCTTCCGTGGCAAAAAAACTTTCGACGCATGATAAATTCAAAAAACTTCCGAATCTTCCATGGCAAACCAGCGATCTCTCGAATGATGGCATCTTAGCATCTAAAACTCCCTACTGTCAACTCCAAACTAAAGACACATTATCATTATTCTGTAAATAGAATATGATTCCCTTAAACCTGCAAACCAAAACAGAATCTATAGCGTATATTGAGGTATGAAAACGATGTTAAATAAACTATTTTTGGTTTCTGCTGTTGTTTTAATAACAGGTCTTTCTGCTTGCGCCCAAAAGCAAGATAAGAAAGATGCAAAACAAACAAAGGAAACAGAACAAATCATACCAAAAAAGAAAATGAACTGGAATCCATTAACACCCGAAGAAGAAAGAGTAATTGTAAATAAAGGTACAGAATATCCTGGTACAGGTAAATATGAACATACAACGGATAAAGGAACTTATACCTGTAAGCGTTGTAATGCGGCCTTATACCGTTCGGAAAGTAAGTTCGATGCACACTGCGGCTGGCCTGCTTTTGATGACGAAATTAAAGGCGCTGTAAAACGTATTCCTGATGCCGATGGCTCACGTACAGAAATTGTTTGCGCCAATTGTGGTGCGCATTTAGGCCACGTATTTTTGGGCGAAGGATTTACCAATAAAGACACCCGTCATTGCGTAAATTCGATCTCAATGAATTTTGTGCCAGATCAAAAATAAGGTGGGTATAGTAGGGTTAGGTAAGGGCGTACGACGATAAGTTGTACGCCTTTTTTAATGCACAAAATAAGGCTGTTTTTCCACAAATTATTGATTATAAACTAAATGCTTATATTTGCAGGCTCGATAAAGAAAATTTTAGCCTATGAAGTATCTGCTGTTATTAAGTTTTTGTTTCCTGTTTTTACAAGGTAAAGCACAAGATTCTGATTCATCAAATGAACCGGATAGTATCAAAAAAACAGTTCTCGCCACTTATTATCACAGAAAATTCGAAGGCCGCCGCACCACCAGTGGCGCCAAATACCGGGCAAAAAAGCTAACAGCTGCCCATCGTACATTGCCATTCGGCACCCTGGTTACAGTAACCAATCCAGACAACGGAAAATCGGTAGTTGTGAAGGTAAATGACCGTGGTCCTTTCTCTAAAAGATTAGCTATAGATCTGTCTGAACGTGCTGCAAAACAGATCGGTATCTTCCGTAAAGGCATAGCTAAAGTAAGCCTCAGTTATACAGTTGAGTAATACTCCTTTTGGCTCTATTTGGTGCCAATTATACCCCTCAAATTTAAGTTATTAACACTCATTTTGGTTTGCTAAGCCCTTGAAAAGAAACGATTAGCTTTTTTTTCGCTTGAAAATGATATTCGACTGATCGTTTTTCCCCAGCAATTGAACAGGGTGTTAACAACTTTGGTTCACAAAAAAGGGCCACCGTATATATATTTGTTATAACAAAGTTCTTTAACTTCTTGCGCTTGAAAACAAATATAAAAGCTTAGTTTTTAGTAATTTATACGTACATCACCTGATTGCAATTTTAAATTTTCCCTAACTAAAAACTCAGTTGTTTGTCAGGCAATAGGGTTAGCACTTTCACAACAGCGTTTTGATAAAAGACATTACAATCATCATATAAAATTGATGGATGCGTGCCTTTGTCGGCTCTGTTAAAAAAATAGAATTAAAAACATCAGCGTATGGAACAGGAATTATTACTACAAGAAAACAAAGATAGATTTGTGCTTTTGCCGATTAAGTATCCGGCAATCTGGGAAATGTATAAAAAGACCGAAGCTAGTTTTTGGACTGCAGAAGAGATTGATCTTTCTGACGACCAGAAACACTGGGACAATTTAAACGATGGCGAAAGGCATTTCATTTCGCACATCCTTGCTTTCTTTTCTGCTAGTGATGGTATTGTGAACGAAAATCTTGCGGTAAACTTCATGAGTGAGGTTCAATTGCCAGAAGCACGTTGTTTTTATGGTTTCCAGATTATGATGGAAAATATCCATGCAGAAACCTACGCCCTGTTAATCGATACTTATATTAAGGATCCAGAAGAAAAAGACCGTTTGTTCCACGCCATTGATACCGTACCTGCGGTGAAAAGAAAAGCGGAATGGGCTTTACGCTGGATCGAAAACGGAACTTTTGCTGAGCGTTTAGTGGCATTTGCTGCGGTTGAAGGTATTTTCTTCAGCGGAAGTTTCTGCTCTATTTTCTGGTTAAAGAAACGTGGTTTAATGCCGGGGTTAACTTTCAGTAACGAGCTGATATCGAGAGACGAGGGTTCACATTGCGAATTTGCTTGTTTACTTTACAGCATGTTGAGCAATAAATTAAGCGAAGAAGCAGTTCATGGCATTATTAGCGATGCCGTAGAAATTGAAAAGGAATTTATTACTGATGCATTACCAGTTGCGCTAATCGGTATGAATGCAAAATTAATGAGTCAATATATCGAATTTGTAGCCGATAGATGGTTACAGGAGCTGGGTTACAAAAAAATCTACAATGCAACCAATCCATTCGATTTTATGGAAATGATTTCATTGCAGGGTAAAACGAATTTCTTCGAGAAACGTGTTGGCGATTATCAAAAAAGTGGTGTATTAACCTCTGCTGATAATAATAAACAGGCGTTTTCTTTAGATGAAGACTTTTAAGGTAGAGGACAAAAGGTTTTAATCTTGATACTTGTTACCTGCTACTCGATACTAATAAATAAATAACAAAAATACAAAGTGATGATTAGGTCTTGATACTTGATACTCACGGCTTAATAATAAAACTTAAATCTCATAAAATATGTTCGTACTAAAAAGAGATGGCCGCAAAGAAGCGGTGCAATTTGACAAAATCACAGCCCGCATTCAAAAGTTGTGCTATAGTTTAAATTCAGATCTGGTAGATCCAATCGATGTAGCCAAAAAGGTTATCGAAGGTTTATACGATGGTGTAACAACATCTGAGTTGGATAACCTTGCTGCAGAAACTGCTGCCTCGTTAACAACCAAACATCCTGATTACGCTTTGTTGGCATCGCGTATTGCGGTTTCCAACCTACATAAAAACACCACTAAATCATTCTCGGGTACGATGAAAATGTTGTACGAATATTTCGACCCGAAAGCGCAGAAAGCAGCTCCGCTTATCGCTGATGATGTTTATGAGATTATAGAAAAAAACAAGGATATTTTAGATAGTTCTATCATTTACGACCGCGATTTCGGTTTCGACTATTTCGGCTTTAAAACGTTGGAAAAATCTTACCTTTTAAAAGTTAACGGTCAGATTGTAGAGCGCCCTCAACATTTGTTTATGCGTGTTTCTGTCGGTATCCACAAAGAAGATATCGATAGTGCAATCAAAACCTATAACTTAATGAGCGAGCGTTGGTTTACACATGCTACACCAACTTTGTTCAACGCAGCTACGCCAAAACCTCAAATGTCGTCATGTTTCTTGTTAACCATGCAGGATGATAGTATCGAAGGTATTTACGATACATTAAAACAAACGGCTAAAATTTCGCAAAGTGCAGGTGGTATTGGTTTAAGCATCCATAATATCCGTGCAACAGGATCGTACATTGGTGGAACAAACGGTACAAGTAACGGTATTATCCCAATGTTACGTGTATTTAACGATACTGCACGTTACGTAGATCAGGGTGGAGGTAAACGGAAAGGTGCCTTTGCTATTTATTTAGAACCTTGGCATGCAGATGTTTTCGAATTCTTAGATCTTCGTAAAAACCACGGTAAAGAAGAAATGCGTGCGCGCGATTTGTTCTATGCCCTTTGGATTAACGATTTGTTTATGCAACGTGTTAAAGATAATGGCGATTGGACATTATTCTGCCCGCACGAAGCACCAGGTTTGGCAGATTGTTTCGGTAAGGAATTCGAAGAATTATACGCTAAATACGAAGCAGAAGGTCGTGGCCGTAAAACCATTAAAGCACAAGAACTTTGGTTTGCCATTTTAGATTCGCAAATTGAAACCGGTACGCCTTACATGTTGTTTAAAGATGCAGCGAACAGCAAATCTAACCAACAGAATTTAGGTACCATTAAAAGCTCTAACTTGTGTACCGAAATTATCGAGTATACTTCTAAAGATGAGGTTGCGGTTTGTAACTTAGCTTCATTGGCATTGCCTCGTTTCGTAATCAACGGTGCTTTTGATCACCAAAAATTATACGATGTAACTTATCAGGCTACTTTAAACCTGAACAAAATCATCGATCATAACTATTATCCGGTACCAGAAGCCGAAAACTCAAACATGCGCCATCGTCCCGTTGGTTTAGGTGTACAAGGTTTGGCTGATGCTTTTATCTTATTGCGTTTACCTTTTGAAAGTGATGAGGCTAAACGTTTAAATAAAGATATTTTCGAGACGATCTATTTCGCTTCGATGACGGCTTCGCACGATTTGGCTGTGAAAAATGGTCCTTATCAAACATTTAAAGGTTCGCCATTATCAAAAGGCAAGTTCCAGTTCGATTTATGGAATGTTACACCAGATAGCGGCCGTTGGGACTGGAATGCATTGCGCAAAAAAGTAGTTAAAGATGGTGTGTACAACTCATTATTGGTTGCACCAATGCCAACTGCATCTACTTCTCAGATTTTAGGTAACAACGAATGTTTCGAGCCATATACTTCTAACATTTACACCCGCCGTGTATTAAGTGGAGAGTTTGTAGTGGTAAACAAACACTTATTGAAAGATTTAGTAGCATTAGGTTTATGGAACAACGATATGAAAAATCAGATCATATTGGCCAACGGTTCAATCCAGGCTATTGAGTCAATTCCTGATTACATTAAAGAATTGTATAAAACCGTTTGGGAGATCAAGATGCGTAATATCATCGATATGGCCGCTGATCGTGGCGCATATATCTGTCAATCGCAATCATTAAACTTGTTCGTAAACGCACCAAATACTTCAAAATTAACTTCAATGCACTTCTATGCATGGGAGAAAGGTTTAAAAACTGGTATGTATTACTTGCGTACACAAGCAGCTTCTCAGGCCGTTAAATTTACAGTAGAGAACCAAGGTGGTAAAGCAATTGAAGCGGTTATCCCTGCTGAAATGACACAAGATCAGGTTGCAGAAGAAATCGTTGACGGACCAGTTTGTTCAATGGAAGAAGGCTGTATCAGCTGCTCTGGATAAACCCCTAAATCCCCTAAAGGGGACTTTTAAGAATCTAATAATATCGTAAGGTTTTGGGCAAACGCTCAAAACCTTTTTTGTTAAGTAGCGTTAAATTTTGTTAACAGTAGTTAAAAAATGTGCTTTCTGATTTTAGAAGCATTATTTTGATGAAAAATGACTATGAAACAAATCTTTTTAATGTTCATCCTGTTATTCAACAGTTATGTAGGGTATTCTCAGACCTTAAAAATTAGCGGTACAGTAGTAAATGCTAGAGATAGTATCGTCACATTCCTTAGGAGTTCCAGAGATCAAATTACGGGTATTAATCTTGAGAAAAGGTATAAAGCAAAGCTAAATCACGGCGTATTTAACATCGAATTACCGGTGAATGATATTTCTCAATGGTTAATAGAATTAAATAGTAATACCTATGATGTTTTTAACCTGATCCCTAATGAGGATATCGAACTGGTTATAGATAGCAAAGAAACTGGTCTTCTAATGAACACAAAAGCCACAGGAAATAATGCTGCCAATTTTAACTACTTCAGATATGCTTACAACAAAAGATTGAAAAAATTCCCTTATGAAGCGCAATTGAATATTGGTAAACTTGACGTAGAATCATATTTGAAATTTCAAAAAGAAATGGCCGATTACGATTTAACAGTCTTGGAGCAATATCGGAAATCGTCTAAATTGAGTGAAAATTATTATCAGTGGTTAAAAACTTATTATCATTACTCCCCGTACAATCAGGCTTACAATAAAGCCAAATCCCAAAAGCTGGCAACTGATCCAGCCATTTTTAACGTGTTAACTGCAGAGCTTAAGGATGATGACTATGCTACCTTCAACTCTCTTGAATATAATGACCTGATAGAATATTATATGCACAATAAATTTAATAATCTAACTTATCCCATTGATGGTGTTAGGTATGCGAAATTTATTAATACAACCAAGTTTGGTAAACAGGTTAAATCAGTAGCATTAGCCCGGATGATGATGAACTTTGTTTATGTAAAGAAAGATAGTTTATATGATGCTATTTTTTTTGAGTTTAAAAAAAGTGTTGATAATCCTAACTTATTTCGGTTAGTTGAAGATGCTAGAAATAAAAATATTATACAAAGGGAAAATTTAACAAAGGAAAATATTAGCAAGGCTAAAAGTTTAAATGAAATTTTGAAGAAATATAATGGAAAGATTGTTTATTTAGATTTTTGGGCGAGTTGGTGTGCTCCATGTAGAAGTGAAATGCCTAATGCTGCAAAGCTAAAAGACAAGCTTAAAAATAAAGATGTTGTATTTGTTTATCTAGGATATAAGGATACAAAATCTAAATGGCTCGAAGCTAAAGATCAATTGAATATAGAAGGTGAGCATTACCTACTTAACGATCAACAAGTATACGAAGCAAATGCTATGTTTGAAATATTTGGCATTCCACGCTATGTAATAATTGGAAAAGATGGGACTATCTTGAATAGAGATGCTAATAGGCCAAGTGAGGTTTATAATGAATTATTAGAGTTATTATGAAGATAAAGCAATTATAAAGTAAAGGTTTTGGACAAACGCTCAAAACCTTATTTTTTGTTTATACTTTTGTGTAGGTTCAGTAGTTCATTAGCCATTGGTTCATTAGGTTTCTAAAGCACCATACACGAGTGACTAATGGCCAGTAAATAAATGAATAATACCTTAAAACATAGCGCCAAACACGAAATCATCCCTTGCGAGCGGTGTAATGGGACCATTGAGTGTAAGGCAAATTCATACACTAAATGCCAGTGCAGCGTGGTGCAACTTAGTATAAACGAAGTACAATACATCTCCGAACTATATGATGGCTGCCTCTGCGCCAAATGTTTATTCGAATTACAACGCGAATATAGAGAAGAAATTGGCGTATAACAATTGTGATTTTCGTGTCTTTGTGGTTAAAATAATTTAAAAAGTAGGTTCCTGTACTTTCGGGTTTGTTCCAGTCCCGCTTTTCCTTCTTCCCGATAAAAATCGTAGGCACTCGTGCAATCCGGTTTAAGGTTCTGCTCTTTTCTGAGCGCGCTCATTTTTGTTCATCTTTCTTTCTTGCAATCTAAAACATGACCAAATAGTGTATCCCTTTGTGGTCAACTATAGAGGTCTAAAAAAGGACACATTTTTTCGATTAATTGTAATTTATACAATTAAAATTTCTGCAACTATCTCAGTAAAACTAAATGGCTAGTTTTTAGGGTTTATAAGCATTCAGTTAGGCTATTCCGTGAAATGTCATCTGCAGATGACATTTCGCTCTAGATTGATCCTGAGTTATCTTTTAGGCCTTAAAATCAATAAAAAATAGTTTAAAAATAAGTGTTAAAAATGGTAACAAAGCACAGCGTTTGATATCTATATCGTGCTTGATAAATGGTTTATCAGGTTAAAAAAATAGAAAATATAAAAGATTATGGAAGCGCTCATTTCTAATTACTGGTGGGGTTTGGTGGCACTGTTGTGCATAGTTTTATACAAATATATTTTACGTTTCTTATTCGGGATGGTCATCGTGCCTGAAGATAGGATCGGGTTGATTACCAAAAAATTCGTGCTCTTTGGTTCCGATCGGGAGCTGCCTGATGGCCGCATCATCGCGGTTAAAGGAGAGGCCGGTTTCCAGGGAAAAACTTTAGCCCCAGGGTTGTATTTTGGGATGTGGTTTTGGCAGTACAGCGTAACAATGGAACAGTTTACCATTATTCCCGAAGGTAAAATCGGACTCATTATGGCCAAGGATGGTTCCGAAATCCCAACAGGGAATATCCTCGGACAGCGGGTAGAATCTGATAATTTTCAGGATGCGGTGAAGTTTCTCGACAATGGCGGTCAGCGAGGCCGGCAAACCTCTTACATTACCTCGGGCTCTTATCGTATCAATACGATGTTGTTTCAGGTTTCTGTTACGGATATGATCCGCATCCAGGAAAGCATGGTGGGTATTGTAACCACTTTAGATGGCTTACCGATTGAGGCCAATCAGATTGCGGGCAAACTTGTTGATGGACACAACAACTTTCAGGATTTCGATGCCTTTATAAAACAAGGTGGTAACCGTGGTTTGCAGCCCCAGGTAATTTTGGCGGGTTCTTATAACCTCAATCCATGGGCAATCCAATTAGAGGAAATTCCGATGACAGAAATTGCAATCGGTTATGTTGGTGTTGTAATCTCATTTATTGGTACAGACGGAAATGACTTAACCGGTGCCGATTTTAAACATGGTAATATTGTTGGCAAAGGCTCAAAAGGTGTTTGGCTGGAGCCGCTTGGTCCTGGTAAATATCCAATTAACAAATACATTATGAAGGTAGAGCTGGTGCCAACAACCAATTTAGTGTTAAACTGGGCATCGGCACGTAGTGAAGCGCATAATCTGGATAAAAACCTATCAACCATTACTGTACGTTCTAAAGATGGTTTCCCCTTTAATTTAGATGTTGCACAGATTATCCACGTACCAACTACAGAAGCCCCTAAAGTAATTGCACGTTTTGGGAATATGGTGAATCTTGTTTCGCAGGTTTTAGAGCCCACAATTGGTAACTATTTCCGTAACTCCGCACAAGGAAGTGATGTGATTGCTTTCTTAAGTACCCGTAAAGAGCGTCAGGAATCGGCAAAAGAGCATATCCGTAAAGTACTTGATGAATATAACGTGAATGCGGTTGATACGCTGATCGGTGACATTGTTCCGCCAGAATCGTTAATGAAAACCTTAACCGACCGTAAAATTGCAGAAGAACAAAAGGTTACTTACGAAACCCAGAAACAGGCACAGGAAACGCGGCAGGGGATGGAGAAAGAAACCGCGATTGCCGATATGCAGAAAGATATTGTGAAGGCACAACAAAGTGTAGAGATTGCCGAACGTACCGCAAGTGCAACCGTGAAAAAATCGGAAGGTGATGCCGCTGGTGTAAAACTCGCGGTAGGGGCAGAGGCTGAAGCCACTAAAATGAGGGCGCATGCCGAAGCAGAAGCAACCAAAGCAAGGGCACAGGCCGATTCGGAAGCGATAAAGTTAAGGGCATCGGCAGAGGCTGAACAGATTTCGTTAACCGGTAATGCAGAAGCAGGTAAAATCTTAGCGGTAGGTAAATCAACTGCCGAAGCTTACGAACTTGCTGTGAAAGCTTTGGGCGGCGAAAACTTTACCCGTTACAAAATTACCGAAGAGTTATCAAAGGGTAATGTGAAGTTGATCCCTGATGTACTGATTGGTGGTAGTGGAGGTAACCACGGTGGTTCGGCAATGGATGGGCTGTTGGGATTGAAGTTGATGGAACTGATGGACCCAGCGCAACGCAAAGAAGTGGTAGCAGTTGCAGAAATTGTAGAAACAAAAGCAAAACCTAAAAAAGACAATATAAACCCTTAATTTGGTTTTAAAGTACCGAAAGCCTCGATGAGAATCGGGGCTTTTTGTTGTAATCCCATCGATAATTAGTAGAATATTTCTAGGTTTTTTTATCAGTTACGTCACCCTGAATTTATTTCAGGGTCTTAATGATATAAAGATGCTGAAATAAATTCAGCATGACGATCGCGTTGGGCAAAGTAACCAAAAACAATCATTGGGCTTGCAATACTAATCGAACAAAAGGCAAATTCGTATTATAAATATAACATCTGGTTCCACTTACATTTTGCTTTTCTGAAAAACAATTACATTATTATGCCGTTCTAATTTTAAACAAAATAGTAACTTTGCAGCCTAATTTTGAATGAATGAATTTTTGAATGAGTGCATGTGGTTTAAAAGTACAATAACATCCACTCAATTAATCATTCGCTCATTCACTCATTTCAAAAAACATGAAGAAAGTAAAAGTTGGCTTGGTACAAATGAGTTGTACTAAAGATAAACAAGAAAATTTAGATAAAGCGATTGTTAAAGTAAGGGAAGCAGCTGCAAAAGGTGCACAGATTGTGTGTTTGCAAGAGCTTTTTACTTCTTTATATTTTTGCGATGTTGAAGATTACGACAATTTCAATTTAGCTGAAGCTATTCCAGGACCATCTACTGATGCTTTACAAGTGGTAGCCAAAGAATTGGGTGTGGTAATTATCGCTTCTTTGTTTGAGAAACGTGCTGAAGGTTTATACCACAATACGACTGCAGTTTTAGATGCTGATGGTTCATATTTAGGTAAATACCGTAAAATGCATATTCCTGATGATCCGGCTTATTATGAAAAATTTTATTTCACCCCTGGCGATTTAGGCTACAAGGTTTTTCAAACCAAGTTTGCTAAAATTGGTATCCTGATCTGTTGGGATCAATGGTATCCCGAAGCTTCACGTATTACAGCATTAATGGGTGCAGATATCATGTTTTATCCAACTGCAATTGGCTGGGCTACCGATCAAGACGAAGAAACCAATCAAGATCAATACAATGCTTGGCAAACGATCCAACGTTCACATGCGGTTGCAAACGGTGTGCCTGTAGTGAGTGTAAACCGCGTAGGTTTTGAGCAAGATGGTGCCATGAAATTCTGGGGCGGAAGTTTTGCCACAAACGGACAAGGCAAACTACTTTATTTAGCTTCACACGATTTAGAGGAAACTGAAGTAGTTGAACTGGATTTATCAGAATCTGATTTCTTCCGTAAACATTGGCCTTTTTTAAGGGATAGAAGAATTGATTCTTATCAACCGATTACAAAAAGATATATTGATGGGGATTAAGCGGAAAGGGTAAAGACCAAAGCTTAAAGCGAAAAACTATGGATGATAGTTTATTTTATTAAATCTCCAAAAATCGTCATTTCGAGCGGAGTGCAACGGAGTCGAGAAATCTAATCTTCAGTTATTTTATTAATAGATCTCTCCATTGCGCTGCGCTTCAGTCGAGATGACGACCATCCAAATCCATGGTTCGTGTCTGCACGGACCACTCATAATATAAATTAAAGTTAGATGTCAAATTTCCCTCCAAGAAAAGATTTAAATATCAATCAATTCGATTATTCACCGAAGAAACAAGGTTATACTTTTCCTGCCGAGTGGACTAAACATGAGGCAACCTGGCTAAGCTGGCCGCATAAAAAGGAGAGTTGGCCTGGTAAAATCGAAACCATTTACGAACCATATTGCCAGTTTATCAAAGCAGTTGCCGAAGGCGAAAAAGTGCGCATCAATGTGAAAGATGAAGAAATGAAAGCTTTTGCTGTTTCTGAATTAACAAAAGTAGATGCCGATTTAAGTCAGGTTGAATTTTATTTTAATGAAACCAACGATGCCTGGTGCCGCGATCACGGTCCTGCATTTTTGCTGAAAGGAAATGAAAAGGCTGTTGTAGATTGGGGATACAACGCCTGGGGTGGAAAATACCCTCCGTTTGATCTGGATGATGTGGTTCCGACAAAAATTGCCAAACATTTCAATTTACCTCTGTTTACACCTGATATTGTGA from Flavobacterium sp. W4I14 includes these protein-coding regions:
- a CDS encoding succinyl-CoA synthetase alpha subunit (product_source=KO:K01902; cath_funfam=3.40.50.261,3.40.50.720; cog=COG0074; ko=KO:K01902; pfam=PF00549,PF02629; smart=SM00881; superfamily=51735,52210; tigrfam=TIGR01019): MSVLVNKDSKVIVQGFTGNEGTYHAEQMLAYGTNVVGGVTPGKGGQLHLEKPVFNTVKDAVDKTGANVSIIFVPPAFAADAIMEAAEGGIKVIVCITEGIPTKDMIQVKEYIADRDVTLIGPNCPGVITADEAKIGIMPGFIFKKGHVGVVSKSGTLTYEAVDQVVKAGLGITTAIGIGGDPIIGTPTVEAVKLLMNDPETHGIIMIGEIGGGMEAEAARWIKEHGTKPVVGFIAGQTAPPGRRMGHAGAIVGGADDTAAAKMKIMRECGIRVVESPAEIGAAMAEELAK
- a CDS encoding GxxExxY protein (product_source=TIGR04256; pfam=PF13366; tigrfam=TIGR04256) encodes the protein MGCGFLEIVYKDALCIEFESRGYFYEREKHYPVYYKDVLLPHSFYADFVVFDTVVLEIKSKSGIANEDLAQTINYLKCSACSVGLVLNFGKATLEIRRVVF
- a CDS encoding peptide-methionine (R)-S-oxide reductase (product_source=KO:K07305; cath_funfam=2.170.150.20; cleavage_site_network=SignalP-noTM; cog=COG0229; ko=KO:K07305; pfam=PF01641; superfamily=51316; tigrfam=TIGR00357) gives rise to the protein MKTMLNKLFLVSAVVLITGLSACAQKQDKKDAKQTKETEQIIPKKKMNWNPLTPEEERVIVNKGTEYPGTGKYEHTTDKGTYTCKRCNAALYRSESKFDAHCGWPAFDDEIKGAVKRIPDADGSRTEIVCANCGAHLGHVFLGEGFTNKDTRHCVNSISMNFVPDQK
- a CDS encoding rare lipoprotein A (product_source=KO:K03642; cleavage_site_network=SignalP-noTM; cog=COG0797; ko=KO:K03642; pfam=PF03330; superfamily=50685; tigrfam=TIGR00413); this encodes MKYLLLLSFCFLFLQGKAQDSDSSNEPDSIKKTVLATYYHRKFEGRRTTSGAKYRAKKLTAAHRTLPFGTLVTVTNPDNGKSVVVKVNDRGPFSKRLAIDLSERAAKQIGIFRKGIAKVSLSYTVE
- a CDS encoding ribonucleoside-diphosphate reductase beta chain (product_source=KO:K00526; cath_funfam=1.10.620.20; cog=COG0208; ko=KO:K00526; pfam=PF00268; superfamily=47240); this translates as MEQELLLQENKDRFVLLPIKYPAIWEMYKKTEASFWTAEEIDLSDDQKHWDNLNDGERHFISHILAFFSASDGIVNENLAVNFMSEVQLPEARCFYGFQIMMENIHAETYALLIDTYIKDPEEKDRLFHAIDTVPAVKRKAEWALRWIENGTFAERLVAFAAVEGIFFSGSFCSIFWLKKRGLMPGLTFSNELISRDEGSHCEFACLLYSMLSNKLSEEAVHGIISDAVEIEKEFITDALPVALIGMNAKLMSQYIEFVADRWLQELGYKKIYNATNPFDFMEMISLQGKTNFFEKRVGDYQKSGVLTSADNNKQAFSLDEDF
- a CDS encoding ribonucleoside-diphosphate reductase alpha chain (product_source=KO:K00525; cath_funfam=3.20.70.20; cog=COG0209; ko=KO:K00525; pfam=PF00317,PF02867,PF03477; superfamily=48168,51998; tigrfam=TIGR02506), which produces MFVLKRDGRKEAVQFDKITARIQKLCYSLNSDLVDPIDVAKKVIEGLYDGVTTSELDNLAAETAASLTTKHPDYALLASRIAVSNLHKNTTKSFSGTMKMLYEYFDPKAQKAAPLIADDVYEIIEKNKDILDSSIIYDRDFGFDYFGFKTLEKSYLLKVNGQIVERPQHLFMRVSVGIHKEDIDSAIKTYNLMSERWFTHATPTLFNAATPKPQMSSCFLLTMQDDSIEGIYDTLKQTAKISQSAGGIGLSIHNIRATGSYIGGTNGTSNGIIPMLRVFNDTARYVDQGGGKRKGAFAIYLEPWHADVFEFLDLRKNHGKEEMRARDLFYALWINDLFMQRVKDNGDWTLFCPHEAPGLADCFGKEFEELYAKYEAEGRGRKTIKAQELWFAILDSQIETGTPYMLFKDAANSKSNQQNLGTIKSSNLCTEIIEYTSKDEVAVCNLASLALPRFVINGAFDHQKLYDVTYQATLNLNKIIDHNYYPVPEAENSNMRHRPVGLGVQGLADAFILLRLPFESDEAKRLNKDIFETIYFASMTASHDLAVKNGPYQTFKGSPLSKGKFQFDLWNVTPDSGRWDWNALRKKVVKDGVYNSLLVAPMPTASTSQILGNNECFEPYTSNIYTRRVLSGEFVVVNKHLLKDLVALGLWNNDMKNQIILANGSIQAIESIPDYIKELYKTVWEIKMRNIIDMAADRGAYICQSQSLNLFVNAPNTSKLTSMHFYAWEKGLKTGMYYLRTQAASQAVKFTVENQGGKAIEAVIPAEMTQDQVAEEIVDGPVCSMEEGCISCSG